A genome region from Marinobacter panjinensis includes the following:
- a CDS encoding alpha/beta fold hydrolase has translation MSVELNYRITGDGPPLILLHGLFGSQDNLGGISRRLQDQWQIHALDQRNHGSSPHTDTMDYPSMADDVLAYMDARGLDKAAILGHSMGGKTAMQVALQAPERVERIIVADIAPVTYHPRHDAVLEGLNAVDLGAIRSRQDADKVLADYVEEPGVRQFLLKNLVRVADDERNDYPGPYRWRLNLPVIEQSYSKLAQAPEGDGPFEGPVLFIKGADSAYIQEKHRDEIRRLFPNADLRIISGTGHWLHAEKPDSFAALCRRFLAD, from the coding sequence ATGAGTGTTGAACTCAACTACCGCATTACCGGCGATGGACCGCCGCTGATTCTGCTGCACGGCCTGTTCGGTTCGCAGGATAACCTGGGTGGCATCAGCCGCCGGTTGCAGGACCAGTGGCAGATCCATGCTCTGGACCAGCGCAATCACGGCAGCTCTCCTCATACGGATACCATGGATTATCCCTCGATGGCGGATGATGTGCTGGCCTACATGGATGCCCGGGGGCTGGACAAAGCCGCCATCCTCGGTCACTCCATGGGCGGCAAGACCGCGATGCAGGTGGCACTCCAGGCTCCGGAGCGCGTTGAGCGGATTATTGTGGCGGATATCGCGCCGGTGACTTACCACCCCCGCCATGATGCTGTTCTGGAGGGGCTGAATGCCGTGGATCTGGGCGCCATCCGCTCGCGGCAGGATGCTGACAAGGTGCTGGCTGACTACGTGGAAGAACCCGGTGTCCGGCAGTTTCTGCTGAAAAACCTGGTGCGGGTAGCGGACGATGAGCGTAACGACTATCCCGGGCCTTATCGCTGGCGCCTTAACCTGCCAGTGATCGAACAGAGCTATTCGAAGCTCGCCCAGGCACCCGAAGGTGATGGCCCGTTCGAAGGCCCGGTATTGTTTATCAAGGGCGCTGACTCTGCCTACATTCAGGAGAAGCACCGCGATGAGATTCGCCGGCTTTTCCCCAATGCCGATCTGCGCATTATCTCTGGTACCGGGCACTGGCTGCACGCAGAAAAGCCGGACAGCTTCGCCGCACTGTGTCGTCGTTTTCTTGCCGACTAG
- a CDS encoding acyl-CoA thioesterase — protein MSDGNPVSWDLPEPFTMTIDVRDEDTDRLGHANNVVYVRWLEEISWQHIESLGMTWELHEKTGKAMAITRTEIDYLAAANAGDRLVLGTWLTGFDGRFRSARQFQLVRESDGKTLVRAVSTHACVSLKSQRPSRMPAEYADILGGAMVPGGRGFDASFNSTP, from the coding sequence ATGAGTGATGGCAATCCGGTGAGCTGGGATCTTCCCGAACCCTTCACCATGACCATTGACGTGCGTGATGAGGATACCGACAGGTTGGGCCATGCCAATAACGTGGTGTATGTGCGCTGGCTGGAGGAGATCAGCTGGCAGCATATCGAGAGCCTGGGAATGACCTGGGAATTGCATGAAAAAACCGGCAAGGCCATGGCCATCACCCGCACAGAAATTGATTACCTGGCGGCCGCCAACGCCGGCGATCGTCTAGTGTTGGGTACCTGGCTGACCGGGTTTGACGGTCGCTTTCGCTCAGCGCGCCAGTTCCAGCTGGTACGGGAATCTGACGGCAAGACCCTGGTACGGGCGGTATCCACCCACGCCTGCGTCAGTCTGAAAAGCCAGCGGCCCTCGCGCATGCCTGCTGAATACGCTGACATTCTCGGCGGCGCCATGGTGCCGGGTGGTCGCGGCTTTGATGCCAGCTTTAATTCCACACCGTGA
- a CDS encoding SMP-30/gluconolactonase/LRE family protein, producing the protein MKWLLGALLIGFLVLGSFLLSPSPINSQSWKAPSPQPLTGELAPNERLRLADLLARGEVYGPEDTTVDEEGVLYTGTQDGWIVRVWPDGRVEKWLETGGRPLGMVFDRQGNLIVADSWKGLLSIAPDKSVTLLTREAEGLPFRFTDDVDIAPDGRIYFTDASSRFRQPDYVLDLLEMRPHGRLLRYDPRTQKTEVLLSNLHFANGVAVSPDGEYVLVNETWKYRILKYWIGGRAPGQAEVFADNLPGFPDNLAVDSEGRYWVAFPTLRNPQVDAMHRQPWLKDLLAKLPDYFLPEPQEYGLVVAMDEQGGVITSLHDTRGTHLQEITSVNPHDGYLYFGSLHNDRIGRLALSAIPGLGDSNDE; encoded by the coding sequence ATGAAGTGGCTTCTGGGAGCGTTGCTGATCGGTTTTCTGGTGTTGGGCAGTTTTCTGTTGTCGCCTTCGCCCATAAACAGCCAGTCCTGGAAAGCTCCGTCCCCACAGCCACTGACCGGTGAGCTGGCCCCGAACGAACGCCTGCGGTTGGCAGATCTTCTGGCCAGGGGAGAAGTCTATGGCCCGGAAGATACTACCGTGGATGAAGAGGGCGTGCTCTACACCGGCACTCAGGACGGATGGATTGTCAGGGTCTGGCCGGACGGACGGGTCGAGAAATGGCTGGAAACCGGGGGACGGCCGCTGGGAATGGTATTTGACCGCCAGGGCAATCTCATTGTGGCGGATTCCTGGAAGGGGCTGTTATCCATCGCCCCGGACAAGTCCGTCACCCTGCTGACGCGGGAAGCGGAGGGCCTACCCTTCCGCTTTACCGACGATGTGGATATTGCCCCGGACGGCAGGATCTATTTCACCGACGCCAGCTCCCGTTTCCGTCAGCCGGATTACGTGCTGGACCTGCTGGAAATGCGTCCTCACGGGCGTCTTCTGCGCTATGACCCGCGCACGCAAAAAACCGAGGTGCTGCTGAGCAACCTGCATTTTGCCAACGGGGTGGCGGTGTCGCCGGATGGTGAGTACGTGCTGGTCAACGAAACCTGGAAGTACCGCATCCTCAAGTACTGGATAGGCGGCCGGGCCCCCGGCCAGGCCGAGGTGTTCGCCGATAATCTGCCGGGTTTTCCCGACAACCTGGCGGTCGACAGTGAAGGCCGCTACTGGGTAGCCTTTCCCACCCTGAGAAACCCGCAGGTTGACGCCATGCACCGGCAGCCCTGGCTCAAGGACCTGTTGGCCAAGCTGCCCGACTATTTTCTGCCAGAGCCCCAGGAGTACGGGCTGGTTGTGGCAATGGACGAACAGGGCGGGGTGATTACCAGCCTTCACGACACCCGCGGTACCCATTTGCAGGAGATAACCTCGGTTAATCCCCACGATGGTTACCTCTACTTTGGTTCACTTCACAATGACCGCATTGGCCGGTTAGCGTTATCGGCCATTCCGGGCCTGGGAGACAGCAACGATGAGTGA
- a CDS encoding AraC family transcriptional regulator has product MTVNAPQAEATTSPLVAASSTLALVHYLDLQGVLDLPTVERITGFRRNELTDPDLRIPAENHYRLWEHAELATGDPAVGLHAGQVIDPDRMGLVGHVFFNCDTLGEAVTQYVRLHRLINESVTLSFEQAGDQAILTWQADSPGHYCRQDMDRTLAAALCRTRHFIHSSIVAEWAEIAHPEPSYGNEYRRLLGGRIYFGSGTTRLAFDSRHLGHPIPHRNPYVYSAVLKQVNSLLARLQGRRTFGRKIRRLISRQMATERIDADTLAKQCHMSRQTLYRRLKKEGLGFHELVEEVRMDKALRYVAADHYALGEIAFLLGFSELSAFSRAFKRWTGMAPAQYRARHQSNESGETSE; this is encoded by the coding sequence GTGACCGTGAACGCTCCCCAGGCAGAAGCCACCACATCGCCGCTGGTTGCAGCTTCAAGTACGCTGGCACTGGTTCACTATCTGGACCTGCAAGGGGTACTCGACCTCCCCACCGTGGAGAGAATCACCGGGTTCAGACGTAATGAGCTGACCGATCCGGATCTTCGCATCCCCGCTGAAAACCACTACCGCCTCTGGGAGCATGCAGAGCTGGCCACCGGCGATCCGGCCGTCGGACTTCATGCCGGCCAGGTGATCGATCCTGACCGCATGGGGCTGGTTGGTCATGTGTTCTTCAACTGCGATACCCTGGGCGAGGCCGTTACCCAGTATGTTCGCCTGCACCGGCTGATCAATGAATCGGTTACCCTGAGTTTCGAGCAGGCCGGCGACCAGGCCATTCTTACCTGGCAAGCAGATTCGCCGGGGCACTATTGCCGTCAGGACATGGACCGGACCCTGGCGGCCGCCCTGTGCCGGACCCGGCACTTTATTCACTCCTCCATCGTTGCCGAGTGGGCCGAGATTGCGCATCCGGAACCGTCCTACGGTAATGAATACCGGCGCCTGCTGGGGGGACGGATCTATTTCGGCTCCGGCACCACCCGCCTTGCCTTTGACAGCCGGCACCTGGGCCATCCGATTCCCCACCGCAATCCCTACGTCTATTCAGCGGTGCTCAAACAGGTCAACTCGCTGCTGGCCCGTCTTCAGGGCCGGCGCACCTTTGGCCGCAAGATCCGGCGACTGATATCCCGCCAGATGGCGACCGAACGCATCGATGCCGACACTCTGGCAAAACAATGCCATATGAGCCGACAGACCCTGTATCGGCGTCTGAAAAAAGAAGGACTGGGGTTTCACGAACTGGTGGAAGAGGTGCGCATGGACAAGGCCCTGCGCTACGTGGCGGCGGACCATTACGCGCTTGGCGAAATCGCCTTCCTGCTGGGCTTTTCCGAGCTCAGTGCCTTCAGCCGCGCCTTCAAACGCTGGACCGGGATGGCACCGGCCCAATATCGGGCACGCCACCAGTCCAATGAAAGCGGGGAAACATCGGAATGA
- a CDS encoding GntR family transcriptional regulator, whose protein sequence is MTTFKPRETLTEQVARHIENLIAFGQLRSGERIYESAMAKQMDVSHGSIREGLLLLEKRHLVQNVPRKGAFVTPLDEFFVRSLYEVLQLYLTHTGRKLVRQWQPADMDKLESLYQRMKACHDNNDLLVFLELGIEYTQASLAYADNYFIVSAIEDLWPSAKRCAFVAFQRGGNRVLEDNLQHVRESIDAIRDHDEERMADILAKYAEQQCQQVLEAIGTTPATA, encoded by the coding sequence ATGACCACATTCAAGCCCCGCGAGACCCTGACCGAACAGGTCGCACGCCACATTGAAAACCTCATCGCCTTTGGCCAGCTTCGCTCCGGCGAGCGAATATATGAAAGCGCCATGGCGAAACAGATGGACGTCAGCCACGGCTCGATCCGCGAGGGTTTACTGTTGCTGGAAAAACGCCACCTGGTGCAGAACGTTCCCCGCAAGGGGGCCTTCGTCACGCCGCTGGATGAGTTTTTCGTGCGGAGTCTCTACGAGGTGCTGCAACTGTACCTGACCCATACCGGTCGCAAGCTGGTTCGGCAGTGGCAACCCGCTGACATGGACAAGCTCGAATCCCTGTATCAGCGAATGAAAGCCTGCCACGACAACAATGATCTGCTGGTGTTCCTGGAGCTCGGCATCGAATATACCCAGGCATCGCTGGCCTATGCGGACAATTATTTCATTGTGTCGGCCATTGAGGATCTCTGGCCGTCAGCCAAGCGCTGTGCCTTTGTCGCTTTTCAGCGTGGGGGTAATCGTGTGCTGGAGGACAACCTGCAACACGTGCGTGAATCCATCGATGCCATCCGCGACCACGATGAGGAACGTATGGCGGATATCCTGGCAAAGTACGCCGAACAGCAATGCCAGCAGGTTCTTGAAGCCATTGGCACTACCCCTGCCACCGCCTGA
- a CDS encoding transporter substrate-binding domain-containing protein: MSAAEPPQPSPAPVLGNEDLQWLQQRDAFRIGVRASQVPLAFDTGEGELAGIFIDYLNRISDKLKVPVEPVAGDEAQLEEWLRDGTLDARLTTRLARQPAPSDVAVSSPLMSLTYGIFVHSGDAGIRKLADLEGARIALITNDPNQFALLDPVDRLSPVPVASVSEAVSMLLSGQADAFLGPVPVVSDYLQSAMVNGVGMATLLNHQSVDAVLEVNAGEDQIYRVLNQAVLAIDHNEHRTIRQSWLQTEIPEQDPTAISLSASETEFLKRHSDLTLAFRPDWPPFEFTQDGQPTGLVPDLVTRLEEKLNIRFSREVMSDSANAEAALHSGDVDILPALSRTPRVEEEFLFSRAYLTVPIALAIRDDGRFIGELQQLRDEKVGVVSRQAGHDYLLINHPNLDLYPVKSIEQGLLALSNGDLDVMVTHIPAVSYTVARLGLSNLRITSITPYQYELRFAVDKDRPELQRILNKALGSLDAAETESIYNRWIHLDIEQETDYTVVRRIVLIAIVVVLIFLYWNRKLSREVDERIRSENALRRSEDELRAAKLEAERLAREAEAASLTKSEFLANMSHEIRTPMNAVIGYSDLLSNTVKDPQQRNYLDAIRAGSRSLLMLINDILDLSRIEAGKMRLDYSAVSVRRLLSDVRHIFDLRATEQGISLEVSVDSRMPAAMMLDETRLRQVLFNLVGNAIKFTHEGGVTVRATATAHKSAGDEPAGDGDTDKRKWYRLVVTVADTGIGIPPDQQDQIFEAFEQQEGQNSRRYGGTGLGLAISRKLVRMMGGELKVESEPGAGSTFTVSLPRVAVTEEQAEEEGTPEESERLLAQTLSMQERGWLREQLARDFGNEWETVRESGDPEQMRDFAMRLLEWGKRFRSPSVTRYGEKLLADVEAFNLDSVNSALDAFPRLLGRDQ; the protein is encoded by the coding sequence ATGTCTGCCGCAGAGCCACCCCAGCCCTCGCCGGCGCCGGTTCTGGGCAATGAAGACCTGCAGTGGCTGCAGCAACGTGACGCCTTCCGCATTGGCGTCCGTGCCTCCCAGGTGCCTTTGGCGTTCGATACCGGGGAGGGGGAGCTGGCCGGCATATTCATCGACTACCTCAACCGGATATCGGACAAATTGAAGGTGCCCGTTGAACCGGTTGCAGGCGACGAGGCGCAGCTGGAGGAATGGCTCAGGGACGGCACGCTGGATGCCAGGCTGACCACCCGCCTGGCCCGACAACCGGCGCCGTCTGATGTTGCCGTATCGTCGCCACTGATGAGTCTGACCTATGGTATTTTTGTCCATTCCGGGGATGCCGGCATCCGCAAACTGGCTGACCTTGAAGGCGCACGCATTGCACTGATTACCAACGATCCCAATCAGTTTGCGTTGCTGGATCCGGTCGACCGTCTCTCTCCGGTACCCGTAGCCAGTGTCAGTGAAGCGGTCAGTATGCTTCTGTCCGGCCAGGCCGATGCCTTCCTCGGGCCGGTACCGGTGGTTTCCGATTACCTCCAGTCCGCCATGGTGAACGGAGTGGGGATGGCCACATTGCTGAACCATCAGTCCGTGGACGCGGTACTTGAAGTCAACGCGGGCGAAGACCAGATTTACCGGGTTCTCAACCAGGCCGTTCTCGCCATTGACCACAATGAGCATCGGACCATTCGCCAGTCCTGGCTGCAAACGGAGATACCCGAGCAGGATCCAACCGCCATCTCACTGTCTGCCAGCGAAACTGAATTCCTCAAGCGTCATTCCGATCTGACATTGGCCTTCCGGCCAGACTGGCCGCCGTTCGAGTTCACCCAGGATGGTCAGCCCACCGGGCTGGTGCCGGATCTGGTTACCCGTCTGGAAGAAAAGCTCAATATCCGTTTCAGTCGCGAAGTGATGTCCGACAGTGCCAATGCCGAAGCGGCTCTGCATTCCGGGGATGTGGACATCCTGCCGGCATTGTCGCGAACGCCCAGGGTGGAGGAGGAATTCCTTTTCAGCCGTGCCTATCTGACGGTGCCCATTGCCCTGGCGATCCGCGATGACGGGCGTTTTATTGGTGAGCTGCAGCAGCTCAGGGATGAAAAAGTAGGTGTGGTCAGTCGTCAGGCCGGGCATGATTACCTGCTGATCAACCATCCCAACCTCGACCTCTACCCGGTAAAGTCCATTGAGCAAGGGCTGCTGGCATTGTCCAATGGTGATCTTGATGTGATGGTGACGCACATCCCGGCGGTGAGCTACACGGTGGCCAGGCTGGGGCTTTCAAATCTGCGGATCACCAGCATTACACCTTACCAATACGAGCTGCGGTTCGCCGTCGACAAGGACCGGCCGGAACTGCAGCGCATCCTGAACAAGGCCCTGGGCAGCCTGGATGCTGCTGAAACCGAGTCTATCTACAACCGCTGGATTCACCTGGATATCGAGCAGGAAACGGATTACACCGTGGTACGCCGGATTGTGCTGATTGCTATCGTGGTAGTGCTGATTTTCCTGTACTGGAACCGCAAGCTGTCGCGGGAGGTGGACGAAAGAATCCGGTCGGAAAATGCCTTGCGCAGAAGTGAAGACGAGTTGCGGGCAGCGAAACTGGAAGCAGAGCGCCTTGCGCGGGAGGCAGAGGCAGCCAGCCTGACCAAGAGCGAATTCCTCGCCAATATGTCCCATGAAATCCGCACCCCGATGAATGCGGTCATCGGCTACAGCGATCTGCTCAGCAACACGGTGAAGGACCCCCAGCAAAGAAATTATCTGGATGCCATTCGTGCCGGCAGTCGCAGCCTGCTGATGCTGATCAACGATATCCTTGATCTTTCCCGCATCGAGGCGGGGAAAATGCGGCTGGACTATTCGGCGGTGTCCGTGCGCCGCCTGCTGAGTGACGTACGGCATATATTTGATCTGAGGGCGACCGAGCAGGGGATATCACTCGAGGTCAGTGTTGATTCCAGAATGCCGGCAGCGATGATGCTGGATGAAACCCGGCTGCGTCAGGTGCTGTTCAATCTTGTGGGTAACGCTATCAAATTTACCCATGAGGGCGGTGTGACCGTACGTGCCACCGCCACAGCCCACAAATCCGCGGGTGATGAACCTGCCGGGGATGGCGACACCGACAAGCGCAAATGGTATCGCCTGGTAGTTACGGTTGCGGATACCGGTATTGGTATTCCCCCGGATCAACAGGACCAGATTTTCGAAGCCTTTGAACAACAGGAAGGACAGAACAGCCGGCGTTACGGGGGCACCGGCCTGGGCCTGGCTATCAGCCGCAAGCTGGTACGAATGATGGGGGGCGAGCTGAAGGTTGAAAGTGAGCCGGGGGCAGGCTCCACCTTTACCGTCAGCCTGCCCCGGGTCGCAGTGACAGAGGAGCAGGCCGAGGAGGAGGGCACGCCGGAAGAGTCAGAGCGTTTGCTGGCGCAGACCCTGAGCATGCAGGAGCGTGGCTGGCTGCGGGAGCAGCTGGCCAGGGATTTCGGGAACGAATGGGAAACCGTACGGGAAAGCGGCGACCCGGAACAGATGCGAGACTTTGCCATGCGCTTGCTGGAATGGGGCAAGCGCTTCCGGTCGCCCTCTGTTACCCGTTACGGCGAGAAGCTGCTGGCAGATGTTGAGGCTTTCAATCTGGATTCGGTGAACAGTGCGCTGGATGCATTTCCACGCCTGCTGGGCCGGGATCAGTAA
- a CDS encoding patatin-like phospholipase family protein, which yields MSALRLLVLMVVVLASMPALADAGRPKVGLVLSGGGAKGMAHVGVLRVLEELKIPVDIVVGTSAGSAVGALYASGMDVHEIEERFIDMDWVSSFRDDPGRAYKPVRRKSQDWRFPVAPGLGVRTDGLHLGGGLIAGQNLGFILNELTRSASLVEDFDKLAIPFRAVATDLETGEQVVIGKGNLSEAIRASMSVPGVYAPVALDGRLLVDGGVANNLPVSVARDLGAEIIIAVDITDPLLERDEIREAFSVVGQLTTMMTQQNTEQQLKLLTDRDILIRPDLEGLSSSDFYEALALFELGASGARKHAGELRHLSVSDAQWNRYRSRVLGHSFSPGLITGVRFDDHSRLGGSFLRQRIRQETGEPLDMDALEEDLKRIYGLGYYETVSYSLVPSETGGTDLVIRVREKSWGPNYLAFGLNYEDNFENETRFNLAASLRMTGLNSLGGEWATGLQLGTQPWVRTEWFQPLDYGFRRFLTVGGEYSRESLSAFDGDGERITEVDITSRQVDLSLGTELGVNGEIRLEYQRGDATVDEQVGQPVAPSDSIQSGSLSLRLVHDSLDDTFLPESGGFAGIRGRFERPGLGSDRNFDSVRVMALGTASWHKTSLTGLLFANTVTRGVAGIENSVLLGGFRRLSAYSQGEVAGEDAVLASVFARQEFGGPFVPWFAGVGFESGNAWSSLGDARWNNLLHSASVFAGVESFLGPLQIATAYNNEDDWSAYLSLGFSFTRLFD from the coding sequence ATGTCGGCATTGAGATTACTGGTTCTGATGGTTGTAGTGCTGGCCAGTATGCCGGCACTGGCCGATGCAGGGAGGCCAAAGGTAGGGCTGGTACTCAGCGGTGGTGGCGCCAAGGGCATGGCCCATGTCGGTGTGCTGCGAGTGCTGGAAGAACTGAAGATACCGGTGGATATCGTGGTGGGCACCAGCGCCGGCTCCGCGGTTGGTGCCCTTTATGCTTCCGGTATGGACGTTCATGAAATCGAAGAACGTTTCATCGATATGGACTGGGTGTCGAGCTTTCGCGATGACCCCGGCCGCGCCTACAAACCTGTCAGGCGCAAGAGCCAGGACTGGCGCTTTCCTGTGGCACCGGGCCTGGGTGTGCGCACGGATGGGCTTCATCTGGGTGGCGGCCTTATTGCCGGCCAGAACCTTGGCTTCATTCTCAACGAACTCACCCGCAGTGCCTCCCTGGTGGAAGATTTTGACAAGCTGGCGATTCCATTTCGTGCGGTTGCCACGGATCTGGAGACCGGGGAGCAGGTGGTCATCGGCAAGGGGAATCTGTCCGAGGCGATTCGTGCCAGCATGAGCGTTCCCGGTGTCTATGCCCCGGTTGCGCTGGACGGGCGGCTGCTGGTGGACGGCGGCGTAGCCAATAACCTGCCGGTCAGTGTGGCCAGGGATCTCGGCGCCGAGATCATCATCGCCGTGGACATTACCGATCCGTTGCTGGAACGGGACGAGATTCGGGAGGCCTTTTCGGTGGTTGGTCAGCTCACCACCATGATGACGCAGCAGAATACCGAACAGCAACTGAAGTTGCTGACTGACCGGGACATACTGATCCGGCCGGACCTGGAAGGCCTGTCATCGTCGGATTTCTACGAAGCGCTTGCGCTGTTCGAACTTGGTGCCAGCGGTGCCCGAAAACATGCCGGCGAGCTTCGCCATCTGAGTGTGAGTGACGCTCAATGGAACCGCTACCGCAGCCGGGTGTTGGGACACTCATTCAGTCCGGGCCTGATCACTGGCGTGCGCTTTGATGATCATTCCCGTCTGGGAGGTAGTTTCCTGCGCCAGCGTATACGCCAGGAAACCGGCGAGCCACTGGATATGGATGCGCTTGAGGAAGATCTCAAGCGTATCTATGGACTCGGTTACTACGAGACTGTCTCCTATTCCCTGGTGCCGTCGGAGACGGGCGGAACCGATCTTGTCATCCGGGTCCGGGAAAAAAGCTGGGGACCGAACTACCTCGCCTTCGGCCTGAACTACGAAGACAACTTCGAGAACGAAACCCGCTTCAATCTGGCGGCGTCGCTGCGTATGACCGGCCTCAATTCCCTGGGTGGCGAGTGGGCAACCGGACTTCAGCTGGGTACCCAGCCATGGGTCCGGACTGAATGGTTCCAGCCCCTGGATTACGGGTTCAGGCGGTTCCTGACGGTGGGAGGGGAATACTCCCGGGAGAGCCTGAGTGCGTTCGATGGCGACGGCGAGCGTATTACCGAGGTGGATATTACCAGCCGCCAGGTCGACCTTTCCCTGGGAACCGAGCTGGGGGTCAACGGTGAAATCCGCCTTGAGTACCAGCGGGGGGATGCCACTGTCGACGAGCAGGTCGGACAACCGGTGGCGCCGTCCGACTCAATCCAGAGTGGCAGCCTCAGCCTGCGGCTGGTCCACGATTCCCTGGACGACACCTTCCTTCCCGAATCTGGCGGTTTTGCCGGTATCCGCGGCCGGTTTGAGCGCCCGGGCCTGGGCTCTGACCGTAACTTTGATTCGGTCAGGGTCATGGCTCTGGGCACGGCAAGCTGGCACAAGACAAGCCTCACCGGTTTACTGTTCGCCAATACCGTGACCCGGGGTGTGGCCGGGATCGAGAACTCGGTGTTGCTGGGCGGGTTTCGTCGCTTGTCGGCTTACAGTCAGGGTGAGGTCGCCGGTGAGGATGCTGTCCTTGCCAGTGTCTTTGCCCGGCAGGAGTTTGGGGGGCCCTTCGTACCCTGGTTTGCCGGGGTGGGTTTTGAATCCGGGAATGCCTGGTCCTCGCTGGGGGATGCCCGCTGGAACAATCTGCTGCACTCAGCCAGCGTGTTTGCCGGGGTTGAATCCTTTCTGGGGCCCCTTCAGATTGCCACGGCCTACAACAATGAGGACGATTGGAGCGCCTACCTGAGCCTGGGGTTTTCGTTTACCCGCCTGTTTGACTGA
- the cls gene encoding cardiolipin synthase — MSLPDVSWLAAAIGLLYLTAAVCIYRILMTYRTAQGALAWVLALIGLPYIAVPLFLLLGRNRFGGYLKARRTGDAALTELLNHYERQSASISQRDHEHFDDELRVLCKLGRQPFTKGNQCDLLKDGEATFDALFDAMESACRYILLEFYIVRSDKIGQRIKSILKRKLAQGVEVWFLYDDIGSVWLPRKYLRELATAGANIASFGDGNFRRMRLQVNFRNHRKLLVCDGEVGFVGGINLGDEYLGTASDEEPWRDSHCRITGPAVTGLQLAWLEDWNWASGEFPTLNWTPSMPARGDQEVLILPTGPADTYETCTLFFLNCINNARDRLWIASPYFVPDFQIMNALQLAALRGVDVRIIIPEKSDSWLIGLAAYSYLVQACRAGIGIYQYQPGFMHQKMVLVDNRYAALGTANLDNRSMRLNFEITAICTAGDFVEGIEHMLEQDLASCRLMSERDYRERSIPFRLACRTIRLAAPLL, encoded by the coding sequence ATGAGCCTGCCCGACGTCTCCTGGCTCGCTGCTGCCATCGGGCTGCTCTATCTGACTGCAGCCGTCTGCATTTACCGGATTCTGATGACCTACCGAACGGCCCAGGGCGCCCTTGCCTGGGTTCTGGCACTGATAGGCCTGCCCTATATCGCCGTCCCCCTGTTCCTGCTGCTCGGACGCAACCGCTTTGGGGGCTATCTGAAAGCCCGGCGCACCGGCGATGCCGCCCTTACCGAGCTGCTGAATCACTATGAGCGACAGTCTGCGTCCATCAGCCAGCGGGACCACGAGCATTTTGATGATGAACTCCGGGTGCTCTGCAAGCTGGGCCGGCAACCCTTCACCAAAGGCAACCAATGTGATTTGCTGAAGGACGGGGAAGCCACCTTCGACGCCCTGTTTGACGCGATGGAAAGTGCCTGCCGCTATATCCTCCTGGAGTTCTATATCGTTCGCTCCGACAAGATCGGCCAGCGCATCAAGTCGATTCTGAAGCGCAAACTCGCCCAGGGTGTGGAAGTGTGGTTTCTCTATGACGATATCGGCAGTGTCTGGTTACCCCGGAAATATCTCAGGGAACTGGCCACCGCTGGCGCCAACATTGCTTCCTTCGGGGACGGTAATTTTCGCCGTATGCGGTTACAGGTGAATTTCCGCAATCACCGCAAACTTCTGGTCTGCGACGGGGAGGTGGGCTTTGTCGGCGGTATCAACCTGGGTGATGAGTACCTGGGTACCGCCTCGGACGAGGAACCCTGGCGCGACAGCCACTGCCGCATTACCGGGCCGGCGGTGACCGGCCTGCAACTGGCCTGGCTTGAAGACTGGAACTGGGCCAGCGGGGAGTTTCCCACGCTCAACTGGACACCCTCCATGCCGGCACGGGGTGATCAGGAAGTGCTGATCCTACCCACCGGGCCGGCCGACACCTACGAAACCTGCACGCTGTTTTTCCTGAACTGCATCAACAATGCCCGCGATCGCCTCTGGATTGCTTCACCCTATTTCGTGCCCGATTTCCAGATCATGAATGCCCTGCAACTGGCAGCGCTCCGGGGTGTGGATGTGCGCATCATCATTCCGGAAAAGTCTGACAGCTGGCTGATCGGGCTTGCGGCGTACTCATACCTGGTCCAGGCATGCCGGGCTGGTATCGGCATCTACCAGTACCAGCCTGGTTTCATGCACCAGAAGATGGTGCTGGTGGATAATCGCTACGCTGCCCTGGGTACGGCCAATCTGGACAACCGGTCCATGCGGTTGAACTTCGAGATCACCGCGATCTGTACCGCTGGCGACTTTGTTGAAGGTATCGAGCACATGCTGGAACAGGACCTGGCGAGCTGCCGCCTGATGAGCGAAAGGGACTACCGTGAGCGCTCGATCCCTTTCCGCCTGGCCTGCAGAACCATCCGGCTGGCAGCGCCCTTGCTCTGA